The sequence TCGCCGGCGGCCTGCTGCTCGCCACGAGCGTGCCCGCCATCGCCGTCTCGGCGACGGCGGAGGGTCCGGTGGACAGCGTCTACGAGCCTGTCGTGCACGACGAGATCCTCGCCGCTCCACAGCAGATCACCGTCGACAGCGACGCGACCCCCAGAGCGGTGCCCGCCGAGGCATACTCGGTCGAGGCCGCACCGCCGCCGATCATCTCCGAAGTCGCGAGCCTCGGTGCCGTGCCGATCCTCAACACCGACCTGGTCGTGTGGCCGGTGCTCGACCCGTCGCGCACGAGCGACGGGTTCGGCCCGCGCTCCGCGCCCTGTTCCGGTTGCTCGACGAACCACGACGGCGTCGACTTCAACCCGGGCGCGGGCACGCCCGTGATGTCGATCGCCGACGGCGTGGTCGTGCTCGCGACCGAGGCCGGCGGCGGCCTCGGCGTCAACGTCGAGGTGCAGCACAACATCGACGGCGAGCTCATCACGAGCTCGTACGCCCACATGCAGTACGGCTCGCTCGCCGTGTCGGTCGGCCAGCAGGTCACCGCAGGCCAGCAGCTCGGCCTCGTCGGGTCCACCGGTCAGTCGACCGGACCGCACCTGCACCTCGAGATGTTCGGGGCCGACGGCGTGCGGTTCGACGGCTTCGCCTGGCTTCACGCCCGCCTCGGCTGACCGCGCACCGTCCGCTCGCGCGACACCCGGTCGTGTTGTCGCGCGAATCGCCCGTAGCCCGGCAGGGATGGGGCGATTTGCGCGACACCGGGGCGTGGTGTGGCTCGGGGCCGGACGGGCTCGGGCGGGCTGGGGCGCCGCGGTCAGGCCCCGAAGCGCGGCTCGCGCTTCTCGAGGAACGCGGCGACGCCCTCGCGCATGTCCTCCGTGCGGAACGCGTCGCCGAAGCCCTCGATCTCGAGCGCGCTCGCGCGCTCGGTCGGCGTGCCCGCGGCGTCGGTCAGCACGCGCTTCGCCAGGGCGACGGCCGACCAGGAGTTCGCAGCGACGGCGTCGATCGTCTCGCGCGCGCCGGCGAGCAGCGACGCCCGGTCGGGGAAGCGCTTGGCAACGAGCCCGGCCGCGACGGCCTCGTCGACGTCGATGCGCCGCCCGGTGTAGATGAGCTCCCGGGCCCGTGCCGGGCCGACGAGCCGGGGGAGCCGCACCGTGCCGCCGAAACCGGGGATGAGTCCGAGGTGCACCTCGGGCTGGCCGAAGGCCGAGGAATCCGTCGCGTAGATCAGGTCGCACGCGAGCGCGATCTCGAGCCCGCCACCCAGCGCGAACCCGTCGACCGCGGCGATGACGGGCGCGGGGAACGCTTCGATCGCGGCCGCGGCCTCGTGGCCGAGTCGAGCGAGCTCGGTCGCGTCATCCGCCGACAGCTCCGACATGGCCCGGATGTCGGCGCCCGCGATGAACGCGCGCCCGCCCTCGCCCGTGAGGATGACGCCTCGCACGGCGGCCCCGTCGTCCGTGAGCTCGGCGAACGCCGCGATGAGCGCCCGGAGCACCTCGGCCGAGAGTGCGTTGAGCGCCTTCGGCCGGTCGACCGTCACGATCGCCACCGCACCGTCGCGCTCGATGCGTACGGGTTCCGCCTGCTCGTTCACCATGGTCGTGAGTCCCTCCGATCGCCCGGTCGTCTCCGGCTCACGCTACCGCGCGACGCGCCGATGCACCCCGTCGAGTCACGTGCGACCGGATCTCGGGACGCCTGCTCCTGCGGCGGTCGCGACTCGACCGGCGGACCCCAGGGCCAGGGCGGGTTCAGCTGCCGGCGGTACACTTCGACGCATGCGCACCCCCCGCCACTCCCGAGTCATCGCGGCGCTCTTCGCCGCCGGAATCGCCGCAGCGGCACTCACCGGGTGCACGGCGGGGCCGCTGCAGGACATCGTCGGCCAGCAGGCCGAGGAGGCCATCGAGGGCGCGACCGGGAACGACGTCAACCTCGGCGGCGGCGAACTGCCGACCGGTTTCCCCGGCGAGGTGCCGCTCGTCGACGGCGAGATCTCGTTCTCGGCCGGCAGCGGCGGCGCCGAGGGCTGGATCGTCACGATCGATCCGCAGGCCGCCGACGCGGTCGCCGCGGCGACCGCGGCCCTCGAGGCCGGCGGGTTCCTGCCAGAGGCCGCCTTCGAGGGGGTCGACCTCGGTGCGAAGATCTTCTCGAACGGCACCTATCTCGTGCTGCTCTCCGGCGACGATCAGGGCGTCATGTACACCGTCACGCCAGTGGCGCAGTGAACGCGATGACCGCCGCGAGCACGACACCCTCGACCGCGGCTCCGCGCAATCCGATCATGCTCGGCATCGCCGGGTTCCTCGTCGGCGTGCTGTTCGGTGCGGTCGGCACGATCGGTCACCGGCATGCGATCCGCCTGGGCGAGGTCACGATCCCCTGGGGCCTCGTGGCCGCGCTCGCGGGCGTCGCGGCGCTCCTCATCGGCCTGCGGCTGCTCGCCGGCCGGCTCGCGGCGGGAGCGGCCGCGCTGGGCGTGATCGCGATCGTGGCCCTCTTCTCGCTGCCGGGCCTCGGCGGCTCGATCCTCGTTCCCGGGACGATGGTCGGCACCGTCTGGGCCGTCGGCCCCGCGCTCATCGCGGTGTTCGTCGTCGCCTGGCCCTCGTCGAGCGCGTTCCGCCGCAGCGGTCCGGCCGCGGGCGCGGGGGCAGCCGCACCCCCGGCGTCCGCGGCATAGACTGAATTGCACCCGCAGCTCCTCGAAGGGAATCGCGCCCACCGTGACCTATGTCATCGCTCTTCCGTGTGTCGACCTCAAAGACCGCGCCTGCATCGACGAGTGTCCCGTCGACTGCATCTACGAGGGCGACCGCATGCTGTACATCCACCCCGACGAGTGCGTCGACTGCGGTGCGTGCGAGCCGGTGTGCCCGGTCGAGGCGATCTACTACGAAGACGACCTGCCCGAGCAGTGGGCCGACTACTACAAGGCCAACGTCGAGTTCTTCGACGACGTCGGCTCCCCGGGCGGCGCGGCGAAGATCGGCGTCATCCCGAAGGACCACGCCGTGGTCATGGCCCTGCCGCCGCAGGATCACTGACGTGGGGCTCGGCGCCCTCCCCGACTACCCGTGGGACCTGATGACCCCGTACCGGGAACGCGCTGACGCGCATCCCGGCGGCGTCGTGGACCTGTCGATCGGTTCACCGGTCGATCCGACCCCCGAGCTCATCCGCGACGCGCTCGCTGCGGCGACCGACGCGCATGCCTATCCGACGACGGTCGGCACGCCGGCGCTCCGTCAGGCGATCGTGGATTGGTACGCGCGCCGCCGCGGCGTGCCCGGGCTCACGGTCGCGCAGGTGCTGCCCACGATCGGCTCGAAAGAGCTCGTGGCGCTGCTGCCGTTCCTGCTCGGCCTCGGTGAGGGCGATGTCGTCGTGCATCCTCGCGCCGCGTACCCGACCTACGAGATAGGTGCGGTGTTCGCGGGTGCGACGTCGTTCGCGTCCGACCATCCGGCCGAGTGGCCCGAAGCCACGCGGCTGGTCTGGCTCAACAGCCCTGGGAACCCCGACGGCCGGGTGCTCGGCGTCGCCGAGTTGCGTGCCGCGCGCGCTCGGGCACGCGAGCTCGGCGCCTGGATCGTCGCCGACGAGTGCTACGCAGAGCTCGGCTGGGAGGGCGGCTGGGCGGATGCCCCGGTGCCGAGCCTGCTCGATCCGCGGGTCACCGACGGCGACCTCGACCGCACGCTCGCGATCTACT is a genomic window of Agromyces protaetiae containing:
- a CDS encoding enoyl-CoA hydratase/isomerase family protein produces the protein MVNEQAEPVRIERDGAVAIVTVDRPKALNALSAEVLRALIAAFAELTDDGAAVRGVILTGEGGRAFIAGADIRAMSELSADDATELARLGHEAAAAIEAFPAPVIAAVDGFALGGGLEIALACDLIYATDSSAFGQPEVHLGLIPGFGGTVRLPRLVGPARARELIYTGRRIDVDEAVAAGLVAKRFPDRASLLAGARETIDAVAANSWSAVALAKRVLTDAAGTPTERASALEIEGFGDAFRTEDMREGVAAFLEKREPRFGA
- a CDS encoding M23 family metallopeptidase, which gives rise to MSSSLRGRRAAPITTPARPSRRRTARAALPALAMTFAGGLLLATSVPAIAVSATAEGPVDSVYEPVVHDEILAAPQQITVDSDATPRAVPAEAYSVEAAPPPIISEVASLGAVPILNTDLVVWPVLDPSRTSDGFGPRSAPCSGCSTNHDGVDFNPGAGTPVMSIADGVVVLATEAGGGLGVNVEVQHNIDGELITSSYAHMQYGSLAVSVGQQVTAGQQLGLVGSTGQSTGPHLHLEMFGADGVRFDGFAWLHARLG
- the fdxA gene encoding ferredoxin; its protein translation is MTYVIALPCVDLKDRACIDECPVDCIYEGDRMLYIHPDECVDCGACEPVCPVEAIYYEDDLPEQWADYYKANVEFFDDVGSPGGAAKIGVIPKDHAVVMALPPQDH
- the dapC gene encoding succinyldiaminopimelate transaminase, with protein sequence MGLGALPDYPWDLMTPYRERADAHPGGVVDLSIGSPVDPTPELIRDALAAATDAHAYPTTVGTPALRQAIVDWYARRRGVPGLTVAQVLPTIGSKELVALLPFLLGLGEGDVVVHPRAAYPTYEIGAVFAGATSFASDHPAEWPEATRLVWLNSPGNPDGRVLGVAELRAARARARELGAWIVADECYAELGWEGGWADAPVPSLLDPRVTDGDLDRTLAIYSLSKQSNLAGYRAAFVAGCSDSIARLTTARKHAGLMLPAPLQAAMTVALGDDAHVRAQKARYRARREVLKPALEAAGFRIDHSEAGLYLWATEGRDAWESIGRLADLGIVAGPGHFYGVHFPEHVRLSLTATDDRVASAADRLRAARG